The Chordicoccus furentiruminis DNA window CAGACCCTGGGGAAGTATTTCTCTTTAATCCGCTATATGTCCTTTCGACCGGATCACGTCAATCCCTCCTGAACAAATCCCTTGTGTAGACCTTCTCTTCTACATCATCAAGCACACTATCATACCGATTCGCGATGATGGCATCTGATCCGCTCTTGAACTTTTCGATGTCGTTAACCACCAGGCTTCCGAAGAACGTTGTTCCGTCCGGTAATGTCGGCTCATAGATGATAACGGTTGCACCCTTCGCTTTCAGTCTCTTCATCACGCCCTGAATCGAACTCTGCCGGAAGTTATCGCTATTGGCTTTCATCGTCAACCGATAAACTCCGATTGAACAAAATCGCTGCGCGATGGCCTGCCTGGGCTGTGGCGCAGTTTTACGTTATTGACTAACAAAAAAGCAGTGGAAATGCTTTTCGTAATTCGGTATTGTTAAGTTACCACACAAAACAACTGAATACGGAAAGCCCCACTGCCTATGAAAACAATAGCATTTACAGGCGTCTTCCGCAATCGGAATTATGATGCCAACGCACCTCCTGATAGGTAGTTGTATCTGAAGACACTACTATCAAGGAGGTTTTTATGTACGAAGATATTTTTACCCCGATCCGTAATGAAGCTCAAAAGCGGAACTTAAAAGAAAGTACTATCAACGCTTACTGCAATTCCGTAGACTACTTCCTGCGCACTATAAACAAAGATGTTTCTGCCCTCACAACAGATGACGTTGATGCATTCCTGACAGAAAAGCGGCTCAGCGGATTGGCGCCTCGGACTTATAATCATTATCATTCCTCAATCCGATTTTTCTATAAACGGATCCTGAAGATGAACTGGGACGATGAAGACATTCCCAGGATGAAGCTTGACCGCTCATTGCCTACTGTTCTTTCAAGGGATGAAATACAGAGCATTATTGATCATACGCCCAACCTTAAACACAAAGCGATTATTGCCACCATGTATTCTTCCGGCCTGAGAGTGTCTGAAGTCGTACATCTTCATTATGACGATATATCCCGAGCTAACAGAACCATTCATGTCCGCGAAAGCAAGAGCCGACGGGACCGATATACGATTCTTTCTGATCGCAACCTTGATTTACTGACCGAATACTGGTTTAAGTGTGGCAAGCCCAGAGACATTCTTTTCCCAAGCTCATGGACCGGAACTTATCTTGACAAGAACAGCATCAATCAGTATTTCAAGAAAAGTGCAGAAAGAGCCGGTATTACTAAAAAGGTCACCAGTCATTGCTGCCGCCACAGCTTTGCCAGTCATCTGTTTGAGGATGGTGTTGACATTAAATACATTCAGGCATTGCTTGGACATGTGGATCCAAAATCGACAGAAGTCTATATCCATGTCAGCAACAAGAGCCTTCTTGGGATCCGCAGCCCTTACGATCTGCATAAAGGCGGTGAAGCATGAGTACTGAATGTACAATCCAGGATGTCTTTAACCGTTTTTACCCTGATTACGTGAAAACACATGAACTCTCTGCGGCTCAACGAAAAGTGGCTTATCATATCAGGAACTGTAAAACCGGTGCATTCGGTATCAATATCAGTGTCTGCGAAGACTGCGGCTGCATTTCGGTCCACTACAATTCCTGCCGTGACCGATGCTGTCCCATGTGCCAGGAGTTCCCAAAGGAAAAGTGGGTGGATGCCCGTCGGGAAGATGTACTGGATGCGCCATACTTCCATGTGGTCTTCACTGTCCCGGAGGAGTTGAATCCTGTCATCTACAGCAACCAGAAACTCCTGTATGATGCCCTTTATCATGCTTCATCCGATACACTGCGGGAACTGGCTTCCGACAGCAAATATCTTGGTGCTGACATTGGTTATATTTGCATCCTCCATACATGGGGGAGTGAGATGAACTTCCATCCGCATATCCATGCCGTTGTGCTGGGCGGCGGTCTCGACCCCAAAAACCAGTGGAAAGATACCGGAGAAGAGTTCTTCCTTCCCATCCGGGTTGTTTCACGCCTATTCCGCGGCAAGTATCTTGCGGAGCTGAAACACCTTTGGGAAGACGGAAAGCTTGAATTCCACGGCAGCGCAGAGTGCTTCAAAAACCACTATGCGTTCAAGGATCTGCTGGACTCCTGTTATAAAAAAGAGTGGATCCCTTACTGCAAGAAACCGTTTGATGGCGCTGAGTCCGTTATCAAATATCTCGGGAAGTATACCCACCGGATCGCGATCAGCAACTATCGTATTAAAAGCATGACGGACAGCACTGTCACCTTTACTGCAAAAGATTACAAAAACCAGGGACAATGGAAAGAAGTCACCATCACCGGTGAAGAATTCATGCGCCGGTTTCTGATGCATGTCCCGCCCAAAAGGTTCGTACGGATCAGGCACTATGGACTTCTTTCTTCACGGAACAAAAACCGGAAGATTACTCTTTGCCGGAATCTTCTTGGTGGTAAAAAATATCTGTCCCGATTGAAGAATCTGGATGGACCGGCAATCATCCGCCTTCTCTATAACAAGGATGTCTGTAAATGCTCGTCCTGTGGCGGAAGGATCATTCCGATAGGTGCTGATCCATCTTTGTTCCGGCCAGAGCCACATCTGCTCTGTTGATTTCTTAAAAATGAATACGGATTCTGTGAAGCCTTTTAAAGGCTTATTTCTGATGCGATCATCGTGGTTTTCTTGTACAAAACAGTACATTTATCAGAGGATCCATGCTACACTCTGAGCAAAAGCGGTCTGATTGAAAGTCCATATATACAGGCAACCCGGACGCGCTTTGTTCAACCAGGAAAAATCGAAATTGTTGCAAACGAAAGGGCAGTTATCGGAAAGCGCAATGCTGCTTTTTCGTTTGCACCACCTTCGATTCTTTCCTTAACGATTGCAATTGGTCTTTCCTTCTCCGCATTCCACATGGAATTCTGAGAATAACCATAATAACCTGCCTTGAATAGCACCCTATCCGCAATATGATCTTTCCTTGTCCTATTACTCTCAACAATCGCCTGGATAAGATTCTCCGGGACATCCTGGAAGTTGGCAAGAAGCTGCTTTGTGTCTTTCGGAAGGCAGTAACCACCATAACCGAAGGAGGGGTTGTTGTAATGGCTTCCGATTCTCGGATTCAGGCAAACACCATCGATGATGTCCTTAGTTTTCAATCCCTTCAGTTCTGCATAAGTGTCCAGCTCATTGAAGTAGGACACACGGAGGGCAAGATAAGTATTTGCAAAGAGTTTAACTGCTTAGCTGAGGATTAAGATAGTGCCTCTTCTATTTGTTCTGCCGTATCACCCACAACAATCTGCATATTGTCACCTTTGGTAATCACGCGGAGATAAAAGCCATGATTCTCGACTTTGAACAAATAATCCCTATCTCCCGGCGTGACCATCTTGAGAGTAAAACTTTTCTCTGGTTCATACAGCTTTTTGTTTATTGTATCGCCAATCGCATCAGCAGTTCTTCCTATTGATTCTTGAAACAATCGAGCTTGATTACAATACATATCGTACTGACATATTGCCCTTACAGAGGTTCCGGCTGTATTCAAACCGAGGTTAGCTCCCATATATACACGACCATCTTGAAGATCTACCATCGTATTGACATTTGCCTTGCGCAGTCGCTTATAATCCTCATCAGTCACATTTTCTGTAAGCGAGACAAAGCCTTTAATTCGCCTTGTTTCCATAGTATCTGGCCAGTTATTAACAAGGATTCTTACCAGTTCTTGTTCAGTCCACACAGATGATATATGTGGTCTAATCTGTAGGAAATACATCATATCATCGTGAACCTGATCTACATATGCGATAAGCAGGTATTCAGATCTTTCCATAAATCTGGGATCCTTGTCGTAAACCTTGGTGCTCAGGTGGAAATGAAATAATCCCCAGTCAAAGATCATCTTGTCTTTAAATGCCACGTCCACGATTGAGCGAGACATAAACGGAAGCAGATGATCGCCCTTCTCCACAACCGTTTTGAAGTACTCATATCCTGCCTTAGCATTATCTGGAATAACAAGCTCCTTGGAAACAAGTACTTTCCTCGGTTTGGGTTCCAATAATCTAAGCTGCATATTACAGTACTGATATAGTGCTCGATCCAGATTAACGTTTTCAAAATGAGCGGTATTGAGAACGTTGTATGCCCACTGATTTAGATCTTCTCGAAGATCAAGTTCTATTGTGTATTCCGTACCTTTGTAAATCAATTCGTGTCACCAACTTACATATTACCCATTATTTTATGATATGGTCGCCAAAAGTCGTGAATTCCCGACTTAGCGATTAAACAAAGTTTTGTTCCTTGACAATTGAATACAGTTTATGAGTGGATTTGTTCTTTATCTGAGATTTCCTTCCAGTGCATGGGGGATTATCTCTGTTTCCTCAGGCTGTTTCCGCCTACAACGCCCTGCATTTTTCGAGCCCTCTCTCGTGGAGCAGCAATTTTGTAAAGTTAAGGGCAAACATCTTAAGACTGAAGAACACTTTTGTCTTCAGTCTGCCTCTGACGGGCATGCTGTCTACCCGATATTTTCTTCTCAGAACAGAGGGTACGGTCTCAACACCGTTCCGGATTCGCCCAATCAACTTCACGGTCTCGTCATCTTTTCGGCGGATGGCTTCTTCTGTATGAGCCAGCGCACCAAGGGAAATGATGAGCACTGCTGTACGTGTTTTGATCTTTACGTTGCATTCTTTACGATGGGGGCAGTTTTCACAACAGCAGCGTGGAAAGGCTGCGCGGATTGAATTGGTCTGCCGGATATAGGAACTGCTCCTTGGCGCATGCCCTTCAGGACATTCAGCGACTGTTTGCCCATCTTCGGAAAGTTTGAACAGTGTCAGGATTTCCCGCGGCTTTCTGCCACGAAGGCCGGTGGTGAGCAGCCCGATGTTTTTCTCGGCCGCCTGAGCAGCCAGCTCCTCACTGGCATACGCGCCATCTGCAATGAGTGCCGTCGTCTCTTCGGAAGGCTCCGCGTTTTCGATGGTCTCCCTGAGATAATCCACATCACTTCGTGTGTTGCTATCGTATTGGTAATCCGTCACAAGGGAGCCGTTCGCATCAACAGTCTCTGTGATGTTTGCCGAATAGCCGCGATGTGCTTTTCCTGCCTTCATCCGGTAGGTAGCATCAGGATCTGCAGGGTTCTGCAGGGAAGAGGAATCCATGCCATCTCCTTTCCCTTTGGGAACGATATGGCCGTCATCGTCCTTTTTCGTCTGCTCCTGGATCGCCCGCTCCAAAAGCTGATAGTCTTCGGAGTCCGCATAATCCTCGGCACATTTCGGAAGCAGAGACGCGGCGTCATCGATGACCTTCTGCAGCCGTTCCGCCTGCGGGATGTCCTGATCATGATATATAACGCGATTTCTGTCATTCGGATCCGCGTAGTGCTCCAGGCCTTCGAGCAATTCGACCTTGCCGTCCCGGTGCAGTTCTTTTACAAGGTTGGAAATGCAGGTATACAGTAGTTCCAGGCGGCCCATCTTCCGGATGTTGGACTCGATCATCATGCTGTCCATCCGTTTGATGGAAGGAGATAGTTCCATGTATTTCCGCATGCTTTCCGCCATCTCGACGAAGCACTGATGAAGAAGATCTTCTCCGGTGGTAAGCTCATAAGCGGCAAGCCTTGAGCGGAAACGGCTCAGAGTCCGCTCGCTGACAGGCTGATCTTCAAAACTGGTCGTATGAAGAACATACTGATAGCGGAAATCAAACTCGCACGCTTCCGTGATCCCTTCATCTGTAAGAGATGTGAAGTCCTTCAGGATCAGAGCGCCAACGAAAACGTTGATCGGGGCGTTAGGCCGAGAGTTCGTCTTCTCACTGTAAAGCGGAGCAAAAATATGCTCATTGATCCGTGTAAAGACATGATCTGAAAATGCCTGTGCTCAGGATTTTTCCAACATCTGCTGCTTCCTCTTGGAAAGAAAAGCAAGCTTGTCAAAAAGGGAAATCTGCTGAGCGTAATTCGGCCCGAAGGACATATGGGCACCTCACAAATGAAAGTAGAATAGATAATTCTATTATACTATCGTGAGGGGTGAAAAACCGCATAAATACAGCAAAAAGTCGACTTTTTGCAAGTCATGAACTGTATTCAGTTGTCAAGGACCAGGATTATCAGGTACTTGCAATTGACGCCGAGATTGATACTTTTGGCGTCACAATCATTTTATCATTTGAACCCTATAACAACAACCCTGCCCCTCACCGCCGATTCCTGCTTTCTGGCACTCCTAATATCACTTTCACACACTCTCTCAACGTTTCTCCTCAGATTGATTGATTTCCGGCAGAGCCCTCACCCGTCTCCCATACCTCTCACAAAACGCCACCGTACTCCTCGTCCCGCTGTTCCGCCCCGCATCTATCACGTACAGCTCGTCCGAAAGCGCCGCTATAATCCGATTTCGTCTCGGAAACAGATACTTTGCCGGCTTTGTCCCCGGCGCATATTCCGATACAATACAACCACTCTCAGCTATCGTATCATAGAGTGCCCTGTGCTCCGGCGGATAGCAGACCTCCGGACCGGTTCCCATCACGGCTATGGTATATCCGTTCTCCTTCAGCGCAGCCGTATGTGCATAAGCATCAATCCCCTTCGCCATACCGCTTATAACCGCGCGATGACCAATTGCCGCCTGACGGCCAAGGTGAATGGCCCGCTCCCGGCCTTCCCTCGAGCACATTCTCGCCCCTACAATGCCTACAGATCCGGAATACTCATTAATCCTCAGATTTCCTTTTACATACAAAAGAACCGGTATGTCAGCGATCCCGGCAAAACGTTTCGGATATGCTTCATTTTCTTTTATGATCAGACTGATCCCATATTTGTCGATTGTATTTAATACACTGAAGCATCATTTTTTACGTAATAGATCGACTCCGAGTGTATCCAGGATTGCTTGAGTCTTTTTCTGGATTGCGGAGATCCGGATTCCCTCTTTGTCGCCGGTGTCGACACGGTAGATATTCTTCGTCAGTTTCAGTACATCCTCCGCGGAATACCTGTCGTCCAGTTTCGTGTTCCTGACCGCGTTCAGAAGGCCGTAGTAATAGAGCAGGCTGACATGGTTCAGGAACGCCCAGCCTCGGAAGTAATCATCCGTATGGGCATGGGATGCATTTGTTGATACGCTGTTTTTCAGGTAGTCGAAGCACTGTTCGATGTCCCAGCGTTCCTTATAGTCGAGATAAATCTCCCTCGGCTCGACATCGAGGTTGCTACAGAAGGAGAAATAGCCCATGCGTACTTCATTCACGACGTCCTTCGGCCGACGTTCTTCTTCGCCATAATCTTTCTCTGCCCGCTCCACGAAGTGACCGACCAGTTCCGCCCGTCTGGAATCATCGCGAAACGTGTAGATGAAGTTACCGCGATTCCCGCTCCTGCGCTTCCGGCACCAGACGGCGCGTTTGTTGTAAGAAAAGACATTGTCCCACTTACCGTCGCTTGGATTCTGGTAGAACTCCGGCTCGACATTAACGGTGTTTTCCTGTAGTGGAAGAATGTAACGCATGCCCGCATTCAGAAGGGCAGACACGTTCGGCTTGGAGTAGAAGCCTTTGTCCGCAATGATGATGCAGTCACTGCACCCAGCAGCGTTAACGGTATCCATGAAAGCACTCTTATCGACGATGGATCCCTGCACGACGCGGTAGAACACAGGCTTGTGGGAATCCTTTTCGAAGACATACAGAAGGCGCGCCTGAGGGTCGAGACTATGATCCGGGTTATACCCTTTCGCCGCGAGCGAATCGGCAGACTTTGTGAAGATGGAAGTCCCGTCGAAAAGGAGCGTTGTTCCCGGCATAACCTGGGATTTCATGAACGCGTCGATTCTGTCCTGTTTCGAACCAAGACCGGCAATGAACTTCCGGACGGAGCCTTCCGATATCGAGATGTCCCCGCAGATGTCGCTCATGTAGGAATCAAGGAACAGCGGCTGGATCATCTTTGCGGACGAGATCTTGTCCACAAGGCGAATCAGGGAGAGCGTACGGATCTCACGGAATGAATCAGGAAAGTATTTCCGGAGGCTGTCGCTGAGATCCGGCGTCAGCTGCTGCAGGACTTCGTACGCGCCATAATTCTTTACGGACGGAGCGACATCCGGCATAAGCCGCATTTCCTGCATGAGACGGAGACCATTGGTGTTCGGTATGAAGCCGTCCGCCTCGGTGATCTTGCCGATGCTCTTTCCTGTGACCTTCTGAGGCCTGCCCTTGGCGGCATCCCACTTGGAAGAAACCAGGTAAGTGTAATAATGCCCGCCGATAAAGCGGATCTCGACTGCTCCGAACTGGGTCGGCCGTCTGCTCTTGATTGATTCAGGAATGCTCATTGAAAGTCCTTTCTATTAACGTAACTTACGTAATAATTATACTTCTGATGAGCCGCTAAATCAAGTAAAAGTGAGGCTAAATATGTTGAAAACAGCGTATTTTCAAGGTGTCCGATGCTACCCGTAGCATGGGTGGATGCGTAAAACGGCTAATTAGCCGCATTTCTATTAACGTAAAATTTGAGGTTTCAGTGTTAATATCTCCTCCGCCCTACTCCTAAGTTCCGGCTTCTCTCTCTGTTCCAGAAAAGCTAGGAGCTGCCTATGTGCGACCGTTGACCTCTGTGATCTGTCCATTCCAGAATTATGATCTGAGACACTACTTCGAATACTCTTTTCATTTTTGGCAAGTATCTCAGCCTGGTCCAGTTCAAAGCAGATATCTATATTTCCACACACTGAAAGCAGCAGGTTCTGTCCGACAGGACCAAGCCCGCTTATCAGCGTAAGCATTACATAACGCAATAGTTTTCTCTCATCATTCTTATTCATGTGATCGCATACATCTGGCTGCTCGACACATCCAGATCCCGGCAGTGGAGCACGCGGATGATATCCTCCCTGCGGATCATCTCTGCTCCGTCAATATCTGCAGAAGTTCTTGCCAGTCTCAGCAGCTTATGAATTACCCTTGCACTGTAGCCGTATTTTTCACTTGCGGTTTTCAGGATTTCCGTACATTCCGCGTCCAGTTTACAGTATTTCTGAATCATCGAACTCGTCATCTGAGCATTGCAGCTGACCTCTTTGTCATTCCGAAAGCGCTCCTGCTGAATCTTTCTTGCACGTTCCACTTTTTCCCTCAGTTCCTTCGAGGAACAGGAGCTCCTCTTTTCGCTCAGCTCAAAATAGTCCACATGGACAACACTCTTCTGAATATCGATTCGTTCCAGAATCGGTCCGGATATCTTGCTCCGATAATGCAGGATTTCATAGTCAGAGCACCTGCACCGTTTCGATGGATAATACCCGCAGGGGCATGGATTCATTGCAGCTACAAGCATGAAATTCGCCGGATAGGAATTTGTCCCATTCACTCGTGAGATCGTTACACGTTTATCCTCCATGGGTTGGCGCAGGGCATCCAGGGTTCCCCTGGAGAATTCAGCAATTTCATCCAGAAACAACACCCCGTTATGCGCCAGTGAGACCTCCCCGGGCTGCGCATAACTGCCGCCGCCAATCAGGGCATTGAGTGACACATTGTGATGCGGTGCACGAAACGGACGTTCCCGGATGAGACCGTCACCAGCTTCCAGAAGGCCGGAAATACTATGGATTTTCGTCACTTCCAGCGACTCCTTCTCGGACATTTCCGGAAGAATGGTTGGTATGCGTTGTGCAATCATCGTCTTCCCGCATCCCGGTTCCCCAATCATCAGGATGTTGTGGCCGCCCGCCGCACCGAGGACAATCGCTTCGATCAGATCATCCTGCCCTCTGACATCCGAGAAGTCCAGTCCATGCCTTTCCGCCAGAGAGCCTGCAGATGCAGACTGATCTGTTCTCATGATCTGATCCTCTGATGCTGTTTCTTTGTATAAATCCAGCTTTCCCGCAAGAAACCGCACTGTGTCCGGAAGCGTTTTGACAGGGCAGATCCGGATTCCCGAAACGGATGAAGCCTCCTCCCTGTTATCAAATGGCACAACCACTGCCTTCACACCACATTTCTTTGCTTCTGTAACCATAGACAGCACGCCATTGCAGGGACGGATTCTCCCGTCAAGTGCCAGCTCTCCGATAAAGGCATAATCTGCCAGATTCTTCGGGGCTATCTGGTCCGTCTGAAAGAGCAGCGCTATGGTCATTCCCAGATCAAAGTGCGAACCTCTTTTCTTTTTGTTGCCCGGTGCCAGGCTGATAATCACTTTATCTTTTGGAATATCATAACCACAGGTTTCAATGGCAGCCTGAATGCGCTCGCCGGCCTCTTTGATCGCCTGGTCCGGAAGACCGATCACCGATAACATCTGCTGCTGACCCTTAAGCGTAGAGACCTCGATCTCCACCATAAAGCCGTCTACTCCTGCGGTTGCCATGCTCTTCACTACAGTCGCCATGGATCCCCCTCTCTGATCATGAGTTCTGCTGATGCCTTAACAATGACTATGCTTGAATATTACTTGACTTATGTCCATTACCACGGAAGCCACATCTCATCTTCCTTCATATCCTTTTGAATCAGCATCTCCTGTTCCGCATGCGAAATTTTCCCCTCTACAAACATGCGATACTGCTCTCTCGGATTATTGTGAAAAGAAGCCAACACTCGTGACGTATCTACCAGATCCCTTAGCAATTTATCAACTGTTCCCCCTTTATCCTTTTCACAATTGACAAACAATCCGTAACTGCTGTAAGCATAGGTCAGGGGCTCCCTTACCATCCTTGCCTTTACCGGATTTAAATGAATGTACCTGCTGACTTCAAGAAAATATCTGGCATCCTCAATTGTGCAAGCCGTATACCTTCCCTCGAATAAGTGGCCACTATATGAATACCGATGATTGAACTCCGATGCATAAAGGCTCAACAGTTTCTGCATAATTTTCCAGATCTCGTCATTGGCTGTTTCAATCAGCATGTGAAAATGGTTTGTCATCAGGCACACACTGTGCAGCTTGAACGGGAAAAGGCCTTGTACCAGTTCTATATATTCCAAAAACGTCACATAATCATACTTTTCCTTAAAAATAGCATTTCTCCTGTTCCCCCGGCTCATCACATGATAAGTTGCTCCTGGATACCACTGTCTTTTCTTTCGTGCCAATCGTTGCACCTCCGATTTGTGCCAAGCAATATATACTAATATACGGATTTCATGATGTTTTAAGACTTAAAGTCAGGTTCGAAAATCACTTCATTTTCTTCTTATTCCGAAGGTACGAAAAACCTTCTGAAGTCTGCTTTAGCAGCTGGAGTCACAATTACTTTTAATTCTTCATCCCACGAACTGCCCCAAAAGTTCGTCAATGACCAGATCTGCTTCTTCGCCTATCCCTGCATCTGCCTGAGCAACAGAATGATCAATATGCCTCCAGAGTTGCTCTTCTGATTTAATTTCTAATGGACCGGATAATTCATTATTCACCAGACAACCTCGAAATTCCACTGTTGTATTTTATTTCTGCTCTTCTACCTTGAACTGTTCGCTTAAAGCTTCCGCATATCCCAAAAGTCTCTGCTGCAGTCTCGCATCCAGCGAATTATAAGATGTAAGTAATCTTCCGCTGTCCGTCTCCGCATCAACGACATGCCATTTTTGAGGGTTGCCCCTAGTTCCCTGAGCCTCTATTCCAGATAACAGCCATTCCGGGGTCACATCCAGTGTTCGGCATATAATCATGATCTTTTCAGCTGTCGGATTAGTTCTTTTCTTTCTCCAGTCACTGATTGTTGATTCCGGTATTCCGGTTTTTTGGGAAAACTCTTTCTGCGTCATCTGCGACTCTTCAAGTTTTTGAAAGATCCTGTCTCTGATCAACATGGTGTATTACGCCCTTCCAAAATATATACTATTATACGGATTATAGGTGCAAACTAAGAATGTGTCAACCCTGTTCATGGTACTGATGTAAGAGTCGTAACATTTTCTTAATGGGGTCAGGCCCCTATGTTCGCTCTATGTTCGCTCTACACGCTGCCACAATATGCAGGATGTGCTTCGCCCGTTTCAGATGCAGTTTATACAAATCCTCCGAGGATATTGTTGCCGGTGCGCCGTAATCGGAGTTGTATGCATTGGAGGGCCTGCGCCGAAGATTAGGGGCTGCGCAGCTAATCACATCTACTGTTACCCAGTTCTTTTCCTCCATCCGTTCTGGCCATGCTTCGTCGGTCTTACAGATCACCACGCCCGGAGAATAGATGCAGGCATCCGTGTGAAGATTATCATGCGCATCTCGGTTTTTCTGATAATAACTCTGCCATAGCCAATTCTGTGTCAGTGTAGGATACAAGGTTGAACACCGGCAAAGGCTCTCCTCCTGAGCCGAACTACCGGTTCTCACACCACCGCCCGGATTTGTGGCTGAAGCAAAATTCAGGACTGCAATCTTCCATTCAGGATGCTCTGCATGAATCTTCATTGCTGCCTCAAAGGACTTATGCTTCGTGACGATTATTGATCCATTTGTCACTGCATCATTAGGAATATCCGGATAATCTTCCGCTTCATAAAGTTTTGTGGAAGTTCTTGCTGTCTGTACTGCTTTTGAAAGCTGTGGATTCTGCGTATAGAAACGCTGTGTATCCTCAAATACATCAATAAGCCGTTGCCGCCTGTCCATTTTTGCACTCTCCCTCACATTTATGCCAACATCATCACATCATGAAATAAGATTCGTAACTTGCTGTTTTGTTTCTCCGTGTGCCAGTGTCCGCAGTAGAACGCATTGTATTCGGCTGCATCTACGATTTCCTGCAGAAAGTGTTCCATCGTATTATCCACACCACTTTGATTTATGCCTGGCAGGAAGCACTCCACTGGACGCTGATCATATGGGCAAGTATGTGCCAGAATGATATCTTCGCGGTTGCCGTGGTCAAGCACTTTCTGTCGAATCACATCCATCTCCGCCGCCGTCAGTTGTTCGTCCGAAAACCAGTGATAACCCATCTGCAGCCGATATGGCTTGTCCACGGAGTACGCGCCACCTATGGCAAGGAAATCTCGCCCGTTGATATGATACCGCGCTCCGTCCTCTGCCATAATGAAACGAGGATAGATGTCTTCCACATAGGCAATATCGCCCATCCACTGGATTGGATGATATAATTCCGCCACCTCCGGGCTTGTAGGCCGCAGTTCATGATTTCCATGGATACAAAGGATCGTGGCCGGGATCATCGCCAGTTCATCTTTATCCCGCTGATCTCTCCAGTCACCAAAATAATTGATTCCAACGTCGCCGAGGATTATAAGGAGATCACGGTCAGTAATGCTGTGTCGTATTGATTGGGTGATCAGGTCTCTGAAATCTGCATGCGTATCGCCAGTCAGATAAATATGTTCAAACTCCTGCATAGTTCTTTTTGATCTCCTCCCAGAAATC harbors:
- a CDS encoding transposase, whose product is MARKKRQWYPGATYHVMSRGNRRNAIFKEKYDYVTFLEYIELVQGLFPFKLHSVCLMTNHFHMLIETANDEIWKIMQKLLSLYASEFNHRYSYSGHLFEGRYTACTIEDARYFLEVSRYIHLNPVKARMVREPLTYAYSSYGLFVNCEKDKGGTVDKLLRDLVDTSRVLASFHNNPREQYRMFVEGKISHAEQEMLIQKDMKEDEMWLPW
- a CDS encoding helix-turn-helix domain-containing protein, with amino-acid sequence MLIRDRIFQKLEESQMTQKEFSQKTGIPESTISDWRKKRTNPTAEKIMIICRTLDVTPEWLLSGIEAQGTRGNPQKWHVVDAETDSGRLLTSYNSLDARLQQRLLGYAEALSEQFKVEEQK
- a CDS encoding TIGR02452 family protein — protein: MDRRQRLIDVFEDTQRFYTQNPQLSKAVQTARTSTKLYEAEDYPDIPNDAVTNGSIIVTKHKSFEAAMKIHAEHPEWKIAVLNFASATNPGGGVRTGSSAQEESLCRCSTLYPTLTQNWLWQSYYQKNRDAHDNLHTDACIYSPGVVICKTDEAWPERMEEKNWVTVDVISCAAPNLRRRPSNAYNSDYGAPATISSEDLYKLHLKRAKHILHIVAACRANIERT
- a CDS encoding metallophosphoesterase, which codes for MQEFEHIYLTGDTHADFRDLITQSIRHSITDRDLLIILGDVGINYFGDWRDQRDKDELAMIPATILCIHGNHELRPTSPEVAELYHPIQWMGDIAYVEDIYPRFIMAEDGARYHINGRDFLAIGGAYSVDKPYRLQMGYHWFSDEQLTAAEMDVIRQKVLDHGNREDIILAHTCPYDQRPVECFLPGINQSGVDNTMEHFLQEIVDAAEYNAFYCGHWHTEKQNSKLRILFHDVMMLA